In Callospermophilus lateralis isolate mCalLat2 chromosome 18, mCalLat2.hap1, whole genome shotgun sequence, one DNA window encodes the following:
- the LOC143384036 gene encoding metallothionein-4 encodes MDPGDCTCMSGGMCICGDNCKCTTCSCKTCRKSCCPCCPPGCAKCARGCICKGGSDKCNCCA; translated from the exons ATGGACCCCGGGGATTGCACCTGCATGTCTG GAGGAATGTGCATCTGTGGAGACAACTGCAAATGTACAACTTGCAGCTGCAAAACATGTCGTAAAA GCTGCTGTCCCTGCTGCCCCCCAGGCTGTGCCAAGTGTGCCCGGGGCTGCATCTGCAAAGGGGGCTCGGACAAGTGCAACTGCTGTGCCTGA